One Haloplanus sp. HW8-1 DNA window includes the following coding sequences:
- a CDS encoding ParA family protein, translated as MSETLRAAAFLDKGGTGKTTTVAHLGVALEELGHEVLLIDLAGKQGDLAKHFGVWGDYQARIEADEAWPNISTVFDDAWGTIAEKLGDDTLADLVVPTDEGPDLIPAHPGLDTLDAELGNIDDARERYSRLEQFLDEYVDPLGYDVVLVDLPGMTNNVAYNGLWAARHVITPVEMGPFEAEQADALRRDLGKIADNFAVDIDLALVLPNKVDTRTNLAEEYLDAFESEYPDAIAPDYIPYSQDIRNAADRGQTAFALEEPSTTARRAREAYLAAAETLVERLGGEHHG; from the coding sequence ATGAGCGAGACACTACGCGCCGCCGCGTTCCTCGACAAAGGCGGCACCGGGAAGACGACGACCGTCGCCCACCTCGGCGTCGCCCTCGAGGAGCTCGGTCACGAGGTCTTACTTATTGACCTCGCTGGGAAGCAGGGCGATCTGGCGAAGCACTTCGGCGTTTGGGGCGATTACCAGGCGCGGATTGAGGCCGACGAGGCATGGCCGAACATCAGTACGGTCTTTGATGATGCCTGGGGAACGATCGCTGAGAAGCTGGGCGACGATACTCTGGCTGATCTCGTCGTCCCCACCGACGAAGGTCCGGATCTAATCCCGGCCCATCCCGGCCTCGACACACTTGACGCTGAACTCGGGAATATCGACGATGCGCGTGAGCGCTATAGTCGTCTCGAACAGTTCCTCGACGAGTACGTCGACCCGCTCGGCTATGACGTCGTCTTGGTCGACCTTCCGGGGATGACGAACAACGTCGCGTACAACGGATTGTGGGCCGCCCGCCACGTCATCACGCCCGTCGAGATGGGGCCGTTCGAGGCCGAGCAGGCCGATGCGCTACGTCGCGACCTCGGGAAGATTGCCGACAATTTCGCCGTCGATATCGATCTCGCGCTCGTACTTCCGAACAAGGTCGATACCCGAACGAATCTCGCCGAGGAGTACTTGGACGCGTTTGAGTCGGAGTATCCGGACGCTATCGCACCCGACTACATCCCGTATTCACAAGACATTCGAAACGCTGCGGACCGAGGCCAGACTGCGTTTGCGCTCGAAGAGCCGTCGACGACAGCACGCCGGGCCCGTGAGGCGTATCTTGCTGCCGCTGAAACGCTTGTCGAACGGCTCGGAGGTGAACACCATGGCTGA
- a CDS encoding MarR family transcriptional regulator gives MLSKGELTIVDALITGREATPEELATDTGYTRDHIYHLLDELIDTGLLRETRRHHNQRVVQITEHPVIEQYRKLTAEFSHVDWPELLTPATIRICWYLDEPRRITSIADRLEISRQSVHKALSPLKNRALLSPAGPEYALSDSIQPLLEFIQAVVVHDHLNRARNLAPSTTVEWCDPHRALIRVQERHDTESLYAAEEWEVTGLARFEQFGLQFFLAGEPAFWYAPEETLTPAEIVCHTLVLDSGSRRVSYSLLLIEAEAIAQQELMDVAVWYGLADTISDMYRYLAGENEPPAADGIYLPSRTEYEALKEQYGVV, from the coding sequence GTGCTCTCGAAGGGCGAACTCACGATCGTCGACGCACTCATCACGGGCCGTGAAGCGACTCCTGAAGAGCTCGCAACAGACACAGGGTATACACGCGACCACATCTACCACCTCCTCGACGAGCTGATCGACACCGGGCTCCTTCGTGAAACGCGCCGACATCACAACCAGCGAGTGGTCCAGATCACAGAGCACCCCGTTATCGAGCAATATCGGAAGCTCACAGCGGAATTCAGTCACGTCGACTGGCCGGAGCTACTCACTCCCGCGACGATCCGCATCTGTTGGTATCTCGATGAACCACGCCGTATCACATCAATTGCGGACCGGCTGGAGATCTCTCGACAAAGCGTCCACAAGGCGTTATCGCCGCTGAAGAACCGAGCGCTGTTGTCCCCAGCTGGCCCGGAATACGCACTCAGTGACAGCATTCAACCACTATTGGAATTCATCCAGGCAGTCGTGGTTCACGATCACCTGAATCGCGCTCGAAACCTCGCTCCCAGCACCACGGTCGAATGGTGTGACCCTCACCGAGCGCTCATTCGTGTCCAAGAACGGCACGATACAGAGTCACTCTACGCGGCCGAAGAGTGGGAAGTAACAGGCCTGGCCCGGTTCGAGCAGTTCGGGTTACAGTTCTTCCTCGCCGGAGAGCCCGCGTTCTGGTATGCCCCAGAAGAGACGCTGACGCCGGCCGAGATCGTCTGCCATACCCTTGTCCTCGACAGCGGATCGCGACGAGTGAGTTACTCCCTCCTACTGATCGAGGCAGAAGCAATCGCCCAACAGGAGCTGATGGACGTCGCAGTGTGGTACGGGTTAGCGGATACTATCTCAGATATGTATCGGTACTTAGCTGGTGAAAACGAGCCACCAGCCGCAGATGGAATTTATTTGCCGAGTCGAACGGAGTACGAAGCACTCAAAGAGCAGTACGGAGTGGTCTAG